The following proteins are encoded in a genomic region of Pagrus major chromosome 16, Pma_NU_1.0:
- the itpk1b gene encoding inositol-tetrakisphosphate 1-kinase: MQTFLKGRRVGYWLSEKKMKKLNFQAFADLCRKRGIEVVQLDLSQPLEEQGPLDVIIHKLTDLILEADQNDSQAVLLVQRVQDYIDAHPETIVLDPLPAIRTLLDRCKSYQLIHRIESCMQDERICSPPFMVLNTDCSPDVLEQIKRQGLTFPFICKTRVAHGTNSHEMAIIFSEEDLNDVKPPCVIQSFINHNAVLYKVFVVGDSYTVVERPSLKNFPAGPADRKAIFFNSHNVSKPESSSDLTTRENVEGVSQPPSDDVIRELSRSLRQALGVSLFGIDVIINNQTGQHAVIDINAFPGYEGVPEFFNDLLNHITSVLQSHNPDFAPASEQPKSLPVSTTVPNAAPPAPGCCSMLGKEASGSPWIVEGDGGLKGPRQRLGCNTAMSPNFQQHCVSTIATKASSQ, encoded by the exons CTGGACCTCAGCCAACCTCTGGAGGAGCAGGGTCCACTGGATGTCATCATCCACAAACTGACTGATCTCATCTTAGAGGCCGACCAGAATGATTCACAGGCTGTGCTACTGGTGCAAAGAGTACAG gaCTACATTGACGCCCACCCTGAGACCATCGTCCTGGATCCCCTTCCAGCCATCCGGACTCTGCTGGACCGCTGCAAGTCCTACCAGCTCATCCACAGGATAGAGAGCTGTATGCAAG ATGAGCGGATTTGCTCTCCTCCATTCATGGTCCTTAACACAGATTGCAGCCCAGATGTGCTGGAGCAGATCAAGAGGCAAGGACTCACATTCCCCTTCA TTTGCAAAACACGGGTGGCTCATGGAACCAACTCCCACGAG ATGGCCATTATCTTCAGTGAAGAGGACCTGAATGACGTGAAGCCTCCCTGTGTCATCCAGAGCTTCATCAACCACAATGCAGTGCTCTACAAGGTGTTTGTGGTGGGTGATTCCTACACTGTGGTGGAGAGACCTTCACTGAAGAACTTCCCTGCTGGACCTGCag ACAGGAAAGCAATTTTCTTCAACAGCCACAACGTTTCCAAACCAGAGTCATCCTCAGACTTGACTACG AGAGAGAACGTAGAAGGAGTGTCTCAGCCACccagtgatgatgtcatcagagagTTGTCCAGGTCACTGCGGCAGGCGCTCGGCGTGTCCCTGTTTGGCATCGATGTGATCATCAACAACCAAACAGGCCAACATGCCGTCATTGACATCAATGCATTCCCTG GTTATGAGGGTGTCCCGGAGTTTTTCAATGACCTCCTGAACCACATCACCAGCGTGCTCCAGAGCCACAACCCAGACTTCGCCCCTGCCAGCGAGCAGCCTAAAAGTTTGCCAGTGAGCACCACAGTACCTAACGCCGCTCCGCCGGCCCCGGGCTGCTGCAGCATGCTGGGAAAAGAGGCCAGCGGCAGCCCCTGGATCGTAGAGGGCGACGGAGGGCTGAAGGGCCCGCGTCAGAGACTGGGCTGCAACACAGCCATGTCCCCCAACTTCCAGCAGCACTGTGTCTCCACAATAGCTACCAAGGCTTCCTCTCAGTGA
- the plk4 gene encoding serine/threonine-protein kinase PLK4: MSVSIGDKIEDFKVLTLLGKGSFACVYRAKSVKTGLEVAIKTIDKKAMQKAGMVQRVTNEVEIQCRLKHPSILELYNYFEDSNYVYLVLEMCHNGEMSRYLKERKMPFSEDEARHFMHQIVKGMLYLHTHGILHRDLTLSNLLLTSNMNIKIADFGLATQLKLPNEKHFTMCGTPNYISPEVATRSAHGLESDVWSLGCMFYAFLMGRPPFDTDTVKHTLSKVVLGEYEMPGHVSLEAQDLIHQLLQRDPNQRPSLSAVLDHPFMTQSLLVRTKELGLGDEGSIDSGIATISTACTSSTSASSSNRLQRRTRHMIGSALPNRMAPIPHQPSNGCFEDGDQWRQHPADIFHREGRNRGLHGGENGMPHSRYLRRAHSSDRSGSSSSGQALSHAELGRCHSEESLTGLGRPVFPMSSTQHPFPERGRLPSPPVKQSANSGYSLSTQTAHPPNLQFQDLEGVTNWLNNDASGHRPADSSAHSSSGSFHSSRGPLAIHNSWMDKPTGRGVNQHHNHPSNSDSYRENIPAAEFQPPHSRELMPPAAKPSVDKEKKTLRDIIPPLCAYRLKPIRQKTKNAVVSILDTGEVCMELLKCQSGQERVKEVLRISCDGSMVTIYQPNGGKGFPVLDCPPAPPEDILICSYEDLPEKYWKKYQYASKFVQLVKSKTPKVTLYTKYAKVMLMENSPTADLEVCFYDGAKTHKTSELVRVVEKSGKSYTVKGEVGLSGLSPESRQYVELSDEGHSMCLSLEAAITAEEQRSTKNVPFFPITIGRRPVTPDSLGSSSLPSCPAPPDTGSPPQPPQITPSMISYNGSDFTTASLNKKSSPVRQDLAQSTGKVVKSIFVPNVGWASQLTSGEVWVQFNDGSQLVVQAGVSCITYTSPEGRITRYKENEKLPEHVKEKLHCLSTILGLLANPTAHHLQPH, encoded by the exons ATGAGTGTTTCGATCGGCGACAAAATCGAG GATTTTAAGGTCCTCACCCTCCTGGGCAAAGGCTCCTTTGCATGTGTTTACCGGGCAAAATCAGTGAAGACTGGTCTGGAGGTTGCTATCAAAACG ATTGACAAAAAAGCGATGCAAAAAGCTGGCATGGTCCAGCGTGTGACGAATGAGGTGGAGATCCAATGTCGACTGAAACATCCTTCAATACTCGAG CTGTACAACTACTTTGAGGACAGCAACTATGTGTACTTGGTGTTGGAGATGTGCCACAATGGAGAGATGAGTCGGTACCTTAAAGAGCGGAAGATGCCCTTCTCTGAGGATGAAG CGAGACATTTCATGCACCAAATAGTGAAAGGAATGCTGTATTTACACACTCACGGCATCTTGCATCGAGATCTGACCTTGTCAAACCTTCTGCTGACCAGCAACATGAACATTAAGATAGCAGACTTTGGCCTGGCCACCCAGCTCAAACTCCCCAATGAAAAGCACTTCACCATGTGCGGGACACCCAACTACATCTCCCCTGAGGTGGCCACTCGCAGCGCTCATGGTCTTGAATCAGATGTCTGGTCGCTGGGTTGCATGTTCTATGCCTTCCTGATGGGCCGCCCTCCGTttgacacagacacagtcaAGCACACCCTGTCTAAAGTGGTTCTCGGGGAATATGAGATGCCTGGTCATGTTTCTCTAGAAGCTCAGGACCTGAtccatcagctgctgcagagggaCCCCAACCAGCGGCCCAGCCTCTCTGCCGTGCTGGACCACCCGTTCATGACCCAGAGCCTGCTGGTCAGGACCAAGGAGCTGGGGCTGGGGGATGAAGGGTCCATAGACAGTGGCATTGCCACCATCTCCACAGCTTGCACCTCGTCCActtcagccagcagcagcaaccgCCTCCAGAGGAGAACCAGGCACATGATTGGCTCCGCCCTGCCTAATCGCATGGCGCCCATTCCACACCAGCCAAGCAACGGCTGTTTTGAGGACGGAGACCAGTGGCGGCAGCATCCGGCGGACATATTTCACAGAGAGGGCAGGAACAGGGGGCTTCATGGTGGAGAGAACGGGATGCCTCATTCCCGCTACCTGAGGAGGGCTCACTCTTCGGATCGTTCAGGCTCCTCTTCATCAGGCCAGGCGTTGAGTCACGCTGAGCTGGGGAGATGCCACTCAGAGGAGTCTCTGACTGGGTTAGGAAGACCAGTCTTCCCCATGTCCTCCACTCAGCACCCATTTCCAGAGCGGGGAAGGCTCCCGTCTCCCCCTGTCAAACAGTCAGCAAA ttctGGGTATTCATTGTCCACACAGACGGCACATCCACCAAACTTGCAATTTCAAGACCTAGAAGGAGTTACTAATTGGCTCAATAATGAtg cCTCTGGGCACAGGCCTGCAGACAGCAGCGCTCACAGCAGCAGCGGGAGCttccacagcagcagagggcCTTTAGCTATTCACAATTCGTGGATGGACAAGCCAACGGGGCGAGGCGTGAACCAGCACCACAACCATCCCTCCAACTCTGACTCGTACAGGGAAAATATACCTGCCGCAGAGTTCCAACCTCCTCACAGCAGAGAGTTGATGCCCCCTGCAGCCAAACCCAGTGTGGATAAGGAGAAGAAAACGCTTAGAGACATCATCCCGCCGCTGTGCGCGTACAGACTGAAGCCTATTAGACAGAAGACCAAAAATGCAGTT GTGAGCATCCTGGACACAGGTGAAGTGTGTATGGAGTTGTTAAAGTGTCAAAGCGGTCAAGAGAGGGTCAAAGAAGTCCTTCGGATTTCCTGCGACGGTTCAATG GTGACAATATACCAGCCTAATGGTGGAAAGGGATTTCCCGTCCTGGActgtcctcctgctcctccagaaGATATTCTGATTTGTAGCTACGAGGATCTTCCAG AAAAATACTGGAAGAAGTACCAATACGCCTCCAAGTTTGTGCAGCTCGTGAAATCCAAAACTCCTAAAGTGACCCTTTACACCAAATATGCAAAGGTGATGCTGATGGAGAACTCTCCCACTGCAGACCTGGAAGTTTGCTTTTATGATG GAGCAAAGACCCACAAGACGTCAGAGCTGGTGAGGGTGGTGGAGAAGAGTGGGAAGTCGTACACAGTGAAGGGAGAGGTGGGGCTGAGCGGCCTGAGCCCAGAGAGCCGGCAGTACGTGGAGCTTTCGGACGAGGGCCACAGCATGTGTCTGTCCCTGGAGGCAGCCATCACAGCAGAAGAGCAGCGCAGCACCAAGAACGTCCCTTTCTTCCCCATAACTATCGGCAG GAGACCTGTCACCCCAGACTCCCTGGGCTCGTCGTCCCTGCCCTCCTGCCCGGCGCCTCCTGATACAGGATCACCTCCTCAACCCCCTCAAATCACTCCTTCA atGATCTCCTATAACGGGTCAGATTTCACCACAGCCAGCCTGAATAAGAAAAGCTCCCCAGTGCGGCAGGATCTGGCACAAAGCACAGGAAAAGTGGTGAAGTCAATATTTGTGCCCAATGTTGGATGGGCATCCCAG cTGACGAGTGGAGAGGTGTGGGTGCAGTTCAACGACGGGTCTCAGCTGGTGGTCCAGGCAGGAGTTTCCTGCATCACCTACACGTCTCCTGAGGGGAGGATCACCAG GTATAAGGAGAACGAGAAGTTGCCAGAGCACGTCAAGGAGAAGCTGCACTGTCTCTCCACCATCCTGGGACTGTTGGCCAACCCGACGGCACATCACCTACAACCTCATTGA